A genomic segment from Bradyrhizobium diazoefficiens USDA 110 encodes:
- a CDS encoding twin-arginine translocase TatA/TatE family subunit gives MGSLSIWHWILVIAVVLLLFGRGKISDLMGDVAQGIKAFKKGMQDDDKPADKPEPAKSIEHNAAPTAARSDVGSKAV, from the coding sequence ATGGGTTCACTCAGCATTTGGCACTGGATCTTGGTGATCGCAGTGGTCCTGCTGCTGTTCGGCCGCGGGAAGATTTCGGATCTGATGGGCGACGTGGCGCAGGGCATCAAGGCGTTCAAGAAGGGCATGCAGGACGACGACAAGCCCGCTGACAAGCCTGAGCCGGCCAAGTCCATCGAGCACAATGCCGCGCCGACCGCGGCACGCTCCGACGTCGGCAGCAAGGCCGTCTGA
- the scpB gene encoding SMC-Scp complex subunit ScpB, with amino-acid sequence MASLAEVRVDEAEPMENESQARPEELRLLEALLFASSEPLDTATLAKRMPDGVDVKAALEQLQADYASRGVNLVRVANKWTFRTAGDLAWLMTRESTETRRLSRAAIEVLAIIAYHQPVTRAEIEEIRGVVTSKGTLDVLLETGWIKPRGRRKTPGRPLTFGTTEDFLSQFTLEQLGDLPGLEELKGTGLLDSRLPTGFSVPTPSDDPQLREDEDPLEPGEDLDLALAPAVEPESPPEGGNEGGEGGSED; translated from the coding sequence ATGGCAAGCCTGGCTGAAGTGCGGGTAGACGAGGCCGAGCCGATGGAGAACGAATCCCAGGCGCGTCCTGAAGAACTGCGGCTGCTGGAAGCGCTGCTGTTTGCGTCGAGCGAGCCGCTGGATACCGCGACGCTGGCCAAGCGCATGCCCGATGGCGTGGACGTCAAGGCCGCGCTCGAGCAGTTGCAGGCTGATTATGCCTCGCGTGGCGTGAACCTCGTGCGCGTCGCCAACAAATGGACCTTCCGCACCGCCGGCGATCTCGCCTGGCTGATGACGCGGGAGAGCACCGAGACCCGCCGCCTGTCGCGCGCGGCGATCGAGGTGCTGGCGATCATCGCCTATCACCAGCCTGTGACGCGCGCCGAGATCGAGGAGATCCGCGGCGTCGTCACCTCGAAGGGCACGCTCGACGTGCTGCTGGAGACCGGCTGGATCAAGCCGCGCGGCCGGCGCAAGACGCCGGGCCGTCCCTTGACCTTCGGAACCACCGAGGACTTCCTGTCGCAGTTCACCCTGGAACAGCTGGGCGATCTGCCGGGCCTGGAAGAGCTGAAGGGCACGGGCCTGCTGGATTCGCGCCTGCCGACCGGATTCAGCGTGCCGACGCCGTCCGATGACCCGCAATTGCGCGAAGACGAGGATCCGCTGGAACCGGGCGAGGACCTCGATCTCGCGCTGGCACCTGCGGTTGAGCCCGAGAGCCCGCCGGAAGGTGGCAATGAGGGCGGCGAGGGCGGCAGCGAGGACTAA
- a CDS encoding segregation and condensation protein A: MTAEILSFETGRPAELAEGEPALVVDVEGYEGPLDLLLALARQQKVDLAKISILALADQYLHFIEAARKIRLELAADYLVMAAWLAFLKSRLLLPEPPSAEGPSAEEMATALANRLRRLEAIREAANRLMNRPQLQRDIFPRGEPEQIAEIKHPKYTATLYDLLTAYASQRQSRVLASVHLAKRTVWSLAEARATLERLVGSISEQDDWGVLDDFLIRHVADPTQRATVFASSFAAALELVREGQLELNQKEAFAPIYFRKGRPKPVPDAAPAPDAPVA; encoded by the coding sequence ATGACCGCAGAAATCCTATCGTTTGAAACCGGGCGGCCCGCAGAGCTCGCCGAGGGTGAGCCGGCGTTGGTGGTGGACGTCGAGGGCTATGAAGGCCCGCTCGACCTCCTGCTCGCGTTGGCGCGGCAGCAGAAGGTCGATCTCGCCAAGATCTCGATCCTGGCGCTGGCCGACCAGTATCTCCACTTCATCGAAGCCGCGCGAAAGATCCGGCTCGAGCTCGCCGCCGACTACCTCGTGATGGCCGCGTGGCTCGCCTTCCTGAAGTCGCGCCTGCTGCTGCCGGAGCCGCCGAGCGCGGAAGGGCCGAGCGCCGAAGAGATGGCGACCGCGCTTGCCAACCGCCTGCGCCGGCTGGAAGCCATTCGTGAAGCCGCCAACCGGCTGATGAACCGGCCGCAATTGCAGCGCGATATCTTCCCGCGCGGCGAGCCCGAACAGATCGCCGAGATCAAGCATCCGAAATACACCGCGACGCTGTACGACCTGCTCACCGCCTATGCCTCGCAGCGCCAGTCGCGCGTGTTGGCGAGCGTGCATCTGGCCAAGCGTACGGTGTGGTCGCTCGCCGAGGCGCGCGCCACGCTGGAGCGGCTGGTCGGCAGCATCAGCGAACAGGATGACTGGGGCGTGCTCGACGACTTCCTGATCCGGCACGTCGCCGATCCGACGCAGCGTGCCACGGTGTTCGCCTCGAGCTTCGCCGCCGCGCTGGAGCTGGTGCGCGAAGGTCAGCTCGAGCTGAACCAGAAAGAGGCGTTTGCGCCGATCTATTTCCGGAAGGGGCGTCCCAAACCGGTCCCTGACGCAGCTCCCGCGCCCGATGCGCCGGTCGCTTAA
- the nagZ gene encoding beta-N-acetylhexosaminidase — MSTRAFITGVSGTELTAAEREFIRAERPWGFILFKRNIATPAQVAALVAELRAVANAPDAPVLIDQEGGRVQRLGPPHWPVYPPGAVFANLYDSDSALGLTAARLSARLIAADLADLGITVDCLPLADVPVQGADAVIGNRAYGTEPGKVAAIARAVTEGLEQGGVLPVLKHIPGHGRATADTHFQLPTVDTPRDELERTDFAAFKPLADLPMAMTAHVVFSAVDPAHPATTSATMIAQVIRGAIGFQGLLMSDDVSMNALAGSIADRTRAIFAAGCDMALHCNGNIEEMREVAGQTPELSGKALERATAALAARKAPQPFDRAAARAELDALIARANTASA, encoded by the coding sequence ATGAGCACGCGGGCCTTCATTACCGGCGTATCCGGAACGGAACTGACCGCCGCCGAGCGGGAGTTTATCCGTGCCGAGCGCCCATGGGGCTTCATCCTCTTCAAGCGCAATATCGCCACGCCGGCTCAAGTTGCTGCATTGGTTGCAGAATTGCGCGCGGTTGCGAACGCACCCGACGCCCCCGTCCTGATCGATCAGGAGGGTGGACGGGTGCAGCGGCTGGGTCCGCCGCACTGGCCCGTCTATCCGCCGGGCGCCGTATTCGCGAATCTGTACGACAGTGATTCGGCGCTCGGGCTCACCGCGGCACGCCTCAGCGCGCGGCTGATCGCGGCCGATCTCGCCGATCTCGGCATTACCGTGGATTGCTTGCCGCTGGCTGACGTGCCGGTTCAGGGCGCGGATGCCGTCATCGGGAACCGGGCCTATGGCACCGAACCTGGCAAGGTCGCGGCGATCGCGCGCGCGGTGACCGAGGGCCTGGAGCAGGGTGGCGTGCTGCCGGTCCTCAAGCACATTCCCGGCCACGGCCGCGCCACCGCCGATACCCATTTCCAGCTGCCGACCGTCGACACGCCCAGGGACGAGCTGGAGCGGACCGACTTCGCGGCGTTCAAGCCGCTGGCGGACCTGCCGATGGCCATGACTGCACATGTTGTGTTTAGCGCGGTCGACCCCGCCCATCCGGCGACGACATCTGCGACAATGATTGCTCAGGTGATTCGCGGCGCAATCGGGTTCCAGGGTTTGTTAATGAGTGATGACGTGTCGATGAACGCGCTGGCGGGAAGCATTGCCGATCGGACCCGCGCCATCTTCGCGGCCGGCTGCGACATGGCTCTGCATTGCAACGGCAACATCGAGGAGATGCGCGAGGTCGCCGGCCAGACGCCTGAACTGTCCGGCAAGGCGCTGGAGCGGGCGACAGCCGCGCTCGCGGCGCGCAAGGCGCCGCAGCCATTCGACCGGGCGGCCGCACGCGCCGAACTGGACGCATTGATCGCACGGGCAAACACGGCATCCGCATGA
- a CDS encoding SPOR domain-containing protein, which produces MAERYQDRPFPSDDYGRGGDQHGKAENDPLAELARLIGQTDPFAAQGRPTARPPAAPAPAHSYQEDDYRQDDDQQDYAAQAPSAPPGPPSWMRRANVQPQPAPAPEPDYPVSVNPVHPLHRYSAQPTAPEPDFHQPQAYQDHAYQDQPHQAPAYQQDQAYQQEQAYQEPYAQPDPSRYDDALYGKLEAGEQDYQRDPAYPDDPYAFQSDYPEADLDEPKKQRGGMMTVAAILALAVVGTGAAFAYKTYVGSPRSGEPPIIKADNTPTKIVPAPTDSSAKVPDRMVSGDGAEKIVPREEAPVDVNAKAGGPRVVFPPLNPNANPPPVASVSPSTIPPPSAGPIPSNGTLPNNSPRTIRTVAVRGDQTDSATPQSAAAAKSATPPKPVAAPPGPRTPPTSANASANQPLSLAPQSAPAAEPPQRMAATNPTQIAPASSGGSGYIVQVSSQQSEDSAAASYRVLQSKYGSVLGSRSPVIKRVDLTDKGKGIVYRAFAGPYGSAEEATQACNSLKSAGLSACFVQRN; this is translated from the coding sequence ATGGCCGAACGATATCAGGACAGACCGTTTCCTTCCGATGACTATGGTCGCGGCGGCGATCAGCATGGGAAGGCGGAAAATGATCCCTTGGCCGAGCTCGCCCGTCTGATCGGACAGACCGATCCATTTGCAGCGCAGGGGCGGCCCACCGCGCGCCCGCCGGCCGCACCGGCGCCCGCCCACAGCTATCAGGAAGACGACTATCGTCAGGACGATGACCAGCAGGACTATGCCGCGCAGGCGCCGTCGGCTCCGCCCGGGCCGCCCTCATGGATGCGGCGCGCCAACGTGCAGCCGCAGCCGGCACCCGCGCCGGAGCCTGACTACCCCGTCTCCGTGAACCCGGTTCATCCGTTGCATCGCTATTCAGCCCAGCCGACCGCGCCCGAGCCTGATTTCCATCAGCCGCAGGCCTATCAGGACCACGCTTATCAAGATCAGCCTCATCAGGCTCCGGCTTATCAGCAGGATCAAGCCTATCAGCAGGAGCAGGCCTACCAGGAGCCATACGCGCAGCCCGATCCGTCGCGCTATGACGATGCGCTCTACGGCAAGCTGGAGGCGGGTGAGCAGGACTATCAGCGCGATCCGGCCTATCCGGACGATCCCTACGCATTCCAGAGCGACTATCCCGAGGCCGATCTCGACGAGCCGAAGAAGCAGCGCGGCGGCATGATGACAGTTGCGGCAATCCTGGCGCTCGCCGTGGTCGGCACTGGCGCGGCCTTCGCCTACAAGACCTATGTCGGCTCGCCCCGCAGCGGCGAGCCGCCGATCATCAAGGCCGACAACACGCCGACCAAGATCGTGCCCGCGCCGACGGATTCCTCGGCCAAGGTGCCCGATCGCATGGTCAGCGGCGATGGCGCCGAGAAGATCGTGCCGCGCGAGGAAGCGCCTGTTGACGTCAACGCCAAGGCGGGCGGTCCCCGCGTGGTGTTCCCGCCGCTGAACCCGAATGCGAACCCGCCGCCGGTGGCGAGCGTGTCGCCGTCCACGATCCCGCCGCCGAGCGCCGGTCCGATTCCGAGCAACGGTACGCTGCCGAACAATTCGCCGCGCACGATCCGGACCGTGGCCGTGAGGGGCGATCAGACCGATAGCGCCACGCCGCAATCGGCCGCTGCTGCCAAGTCGGCTACTCCGCCGAAGCCGGTCGCTGCGCCGCCCGGGCCGCGCACGCCGCCGACCTCGGCCAATGCCAGCGCCAACCAGCCGCTCTCGCTGGCACCGCAATCGGCGCCCGCAGCCGAGCCGCCGCAACGGATGGCTGCGACCAATCCGACGCAGATCGCGCCCGCCAGCAGTGGCGGCAGCGGCTACATTGTGCAGGTCTCCTCGCAGCAGAGCGAGGACAGCGCCGCCGCGTCGTACCGGGTGCTTCAGAGCAAGTACGGCAGCGTGCTCGGATCGCGCTCGCCGGTGATCAAGCGGGTCGATCTCACCGACAAGGGCAAGGGCATCGTCTATCGCGCCTTCGCGGGGCCCTATGGCTCAGCCGAGGAAGCGACGCAGGCTTGCAACAGCCTGAAGTCCGCAGGCTTGTCGGCCTGCTTCGTCCAGAGGAATTAA